A single Fusobacterium sp. SYSU M8D902 DNA region contains:
- a CDS encoding PLP-dependent aminotransferase family protein has translation MDKLILEDGDTLYLKLYNFLKKDIESEKLTYKLPSIRKLAKKFKVSNFTVIKAYELLEKNAYVFSKKGSGFYIKYNRNNHFFYPEDYMINEEFKYNYFTDNCNIDFSSASPKSNFFPIDILKSTINSILDTQGEKALLYELPQGNIEFRKCILKTLKTMDIETKLENIQIISGAQQGINLISQVLIQNNDIVIVEDPTYKGAINSFKEKGAIIERIPLDKDGINIELLENFLKYNQIRLLYIIPIFQNPTGITLSQEKKYKLLNLAEKYNFYIIEDDSSSELYFKDKIFPLKSLDNKDRVIFIKSYSKIFMPGFRIGFMIVPPSIVSEVIRTKYSTDISTSGLNQRIFQYFLENNIWMDYIFKLRKEYSIKQELLFNELSTITEISFNKPQGGLSFWIKLPPNITGEAIYFKLIKEGVRIIPGVVFSINYSTYLRLSFAQCNSNQIKKGIKLFKKVLSELININ, from the coding sequence ATGGATAAATTGATCTTAGAAGATGGTGATACCCTTTATCTTAAATTATATAATTTCTTAAAAAAAGATATTGAAAGTGAAAAATTGACTTATAAACTCCCTTCAATTAGGAAATTAGCTAAAAAATTTAAAGTTAGTAATTTTACTGTAATTAAAGCTTACGAATTATTAGAAAAAAATGCTTATGTTTTCTCTAAAAAAGGGAGTGGTTTCTATATAAAATATAATAGAAATAATCACTTTTTTTATCCAGAAGATTATATGATAAATGAAGAGTTTAAATACAATTATTTTACTGACAACTGTAACATTGATTTTTCTTCAGCTTCACCTAAAAGCAATTTTTTTCCTATAGATATTTTAAAAAGTACCATCAATTCTATATTAGACACTCAAGGTGAAAAAGCGCTTCTCTATGAGCTCCCACAAGGAAATATTGAGTTTAGAAAATGTATCTTAAAAACATTAAAAACTATGGATATAGAAACAAAACTTGAAAATATACAGATAATCTCTGGAGCTCAACAAGGAATCAATTTAATTAGCCAAGTTCTTATCCAAAATAATGATATCGTAATTGTTGAAGATCCCACTTATAAAGGAGCAATTAATAGTTTTAAAGAAAAAGGAGCAATAATCGAAAGAATTCCTCTTGATAAAGATGGAATTAATATAGAATTATTAGAAAACTTTTTAAAATATAACCAAATTAGACTACTATATATAATTCCTATATTCCAAAATCCTACTGGAATAACTCTATCTCAGGAAAAAAAATACAAACTTTTAAATTTAGCAGAAAAATATAACTTCTATATTATTGAAGATGATAGTAGCTCTGAACTTTATTTTAAAGACAAAATCTTTCCACTTAAAAGTTTAGATAATAAAGATAGAGTTATTTTTATAAAAAGTTACTCCAAAATTTTTATGCCTGGATTTAGAATAGGATTTATGATTGTTCCACCATCAATAGTTTCTGAAGTAATCAGAACAAAGTATTCTACAGATATTTCCACCTCTGGATTAAATCAAAGAATTTTTCAATATTTTCTAGAAAATAACATTTGGATGGACTATATCTTTAAACTCAGAAAAGAGTACTCTATAAAACAAGAGTTACTCTTTAATGAACTTTCAACAATTACAGAAATTAGTTTTAACAAACCTCAAGGTGGTTTATCTTTTTGGATAAAACTTCCTCCTAATATCACTGGAGAAGCCATATATTTCAAACTTATAAAAGAAGGTGTCAGGATTATTCCTGGTGTTGTTTTTTCTATAAATTATTCAACCTATTTGCGTTTAAGTTTTGCCCAATGTAATTCTAATCAAATAAAAAAAGGAATAAAGTTGTTTAAAAAAGTGCTTTCTGAGCTAATTAATATTAATTAG
- a CDS encoding CoA pyrophosphatase, which produces MKNKLLKLLSDNKNAIIGEEKYIVAAVLIAMVVIEGEEYIVLEKRASQIRQGGEISFPGGKYDVADLTTETTACRETYEELGIDREKIEILGKFGSLITPRGMLLDIYVGQLNIKNVKEMRFNTSEVEKLLFVPIKFFKENEPRIEKIEMKNIPMFSPSELKLPKRYGNSWTGYFRDVYFYNYQEEVIWGITAEIIYEFIQKYS; this is translated from the coding sequence ATGAAGAATAAACTTTTGAAGTTATTATCAGATAATAAGAATGCAATAATAGGAGAAGAGAAGTATATTGTAGCTGCAGTTCTTATAGCTATGGTTGTGATAGAGGGAGAGGAGTATATAGTATTAGAGAAGAGAGCCTCACAGATAAGACAGGGTGGAGAGATCTCATTTCCAGGTGGAAAGTATGATGTAGCAGATTTAACAACAGAAACCACAGCTTGTAGAGAAACCTATGAAGAGTTAGGTATAGATAGAGAGAAGATAGAGATACTGGGAAAATTTGGTAGTTTGATTACACCAAGAGGAATGTTACTAGATATCTATGTTGGACAACTAAATATAAAAAATGTAAAAGAGATGAGATTTAATACAAGTGAAGTGGAGAAACTCCTATTTGTTCCAATTAAATTTTTTAAGGAGAATGAACCGAGAATAGAAAAGATAGAGATGAAAAATATACCTATGTTTTCACCTAGTGAGTTGAAACTACCTAAAAGGTATGGAAACTCTTGGACTGGGTATTTTAGAGATGTATACTTTTATAATTATCAAGAAGAGGTAATTTGGGGAATTACAGCAGAAATTATATACGAGTTTATACAGAAGTATAGCTAA
- the upp gene encoding uracil phosphoribosyltransferase, with protein sequence MAVIEINHPLIQHKLTLMRSVDTDTKSFRENLNEIAKLMTYEATKNLKLQDKEVTTPLMTTTGCELQDRLAIIPILRAGLGMTDGILDLMPTAKVGHIGVYRNEETLEPVYYYCKLPVDITSRKVIVVDPMLATGGSAVYAIDYLKNQGVKDIIFMCLVAAPEGIAKLLNKHPDVAIYTAKIDQGLTAEGYIYPGLGDCGDRIFGTK encoded by the coding sequence ATGGCGGTAATAGAGATTAATCACCCATTAATTCAGCATAAATTAACATTGATGAGAAGTGTAGATACTGACACTAAATCATTTAGAGAAAATTTAAATGAGATTGCTAAACTTATGACATATGAGGCAACAAAAAATTTAAAATTACAAGATAAAGAAGTTACAACACCTCTTATGACAACAACAGGTTGTGAATTACAAGATAGATTGGCAATCATACCAATATTAAGAGCTGGATTAGGAATGACAGATGGAATACTAGATCTTATGCCAACAGCTAAAGTTGGACATATAGGAGTATATAGAAACGAAGAGACATTAGAACCTGTATATTACTATTGTAAACTTCCTGTAGATATAACTTCAAGAAAAGTAATAGTAGTTGATCCTATGTTAGCAACAGGAGGATCTGCTGTATATGCAATAGACTATTTAAAAAATCAAGGAGTAAAAGATATTATATTTATGTGTCTTGTTGCTGCTCCAGAAGGAATTGCAAAACTTTTAAATAAACATCCAGATGTAGCTATATACACAGCTAAAATAGACCAAGGTTTAACAGCTGAAGGGTATATTTATCCAGGACTAGGAGATTGTGGAGATAGAATATTTGGAACTAAATAA
- a CDS encoding ribonuclease H family protein, whose translation MAKKIYAYFLEKENKSGIVETWDECKLIVSGKKARYKSFPTIAEGKLWLSNGANYEKKAEIKREIQKNLSSGIYFDAGTGRGIGVETRVTDESGKSLLHHNTLGYPTNEFDNIYLGKEKTNNFGELLGLLLAIDIATELNYKNIYGDSNLVLYFWSKGMYKRDNLAPETVELILRVIRARKIFENNGGNIHYISGDYNPADLGFHR comes from the coding sequence GTGGCAAAAAAAATTTATGCATATTTCTTAGAAAAGGAAAATAAAAGTGGAATAGTTGAAACTTGGGATGAATGTAAGTTAATTGTATCTGGAAAAAAAGCGAGATATAAATCTTTTCCAACTATTGCAGAGGGGAAACTTTGGTTATCCAATGGAGCTAACTATGAAAAAAAAGCTGAAATAAAGAGAGAGATTCAAAAAAATCTTTCTTCTGGAATATATTTTGATGCTGGAACTGGTAGAGGTATTGGAGTAGAAACAAGGGTAACTGATGAAAGTGGAAAATCTTTATTACATCATAATACATTAGGATATCCAACTAATGAGTTTGATAATATCTATCTTGGAAAAGAAAAAACTAATAACTTTGGTGAATTATTGGGTCTTTTACTAGCTATTGATATTGCAACAGAATTAAATTATAAAAATATCTATGGAGATAGTAATTTAGTTCTCTATTTCTGGTCAAAAGGTATGTATAAGAGAGATAATTTGGCACCAGAGACAGTGGAGCTGATCTTAAGGGTTATAAGAGCTAGAAAAATCTTTGAAAACAATGGTGGAAATATTCACTATATTTCTGGAGATTATAATCCTGCAGATTTAGGATTCCACAGATAA
- the pdxS gene encoding pyridoxal 5'-phosphate synthase lyase subunit PdxS, protein MERHELNKNLAQMLKGGVIMDVTTPAEAIIAEKAGACAVMALERVPADIRKAGGVARMSDPKMIKEIQAAVSIPVMAKVRIGHFVEAQILEALEVDYIDESEVLTPADDRYHIDKTKFRVPFVCGAKNLGEALRRIQEGASMIRTKGEPGTGDIIEAVKHMRRMNEEIRRISSVAESELYNIAKELGVPYELLKYVYENKKLPVVNFAAGGVATPADAALMMQLGCDGVFVGSGIFKSGDPAKRAAAIVKAVTNYNNPKILAEISEDLGEAMVGINVYSLNQNEKMADRGY, encoded by the coding sequence ATGGAAAGACATGAATTAAATAAGAACTTGGCACAAATGTTAAAAGGTGGAGTTATAATGGATGTTACTACTCCAGCTGAAGCAATTATAGCAGAAAAAGCAGGAGCTTGTGCAGTAATGGCTTTAGAGAGAGTACCGGCAGATATTAGAAAAGCTGGTGGTGTAGCAAGAATGTCAGATCCTAAAATGATAAAAGAGATTCAAGCAGCAGTTTCAATTCCTGTTATGGCAAAAGTAAGGATTGGACATTTTGTTGAAGCTCAAATATTAGAGGCTTTAGAGGTAGATTATATAGATGAAAGTGAAGTTTTAACTCCAGCAGATGATAGATATCACATAGATAAAACTAAATTTAGAGTTCCTTTTGTTTGTGGAGCAAAAAATCTAGGTGAGGCTCTTAGAAGAATACAAGAGGGAGCTAGCATGATAAGAACTAAGGGGGAACCAGGAACAGGAGATATAATTGAAGCTGTCAAACATATGAGAAGAATGAATGAAGAGATAAGAAGAATAAGTTCAGTGGCTGAATCAGAACTATATAATATAGCCAAAGAATTAGGAGTTCCTTATGAGTTATTAAAGTATGTGTATGAAAATAAGAAGTTACCAGTTGTAAATTTTGCAGCTGGAGGAGTTGCTACTCCAGCAGATGCGGCTTTAATGATGCAGTTAGGTTGTGATGGTGTTTTTGTGGGCTCAGGGATATTTAAATCTGGAGATCCTGCTAAAAGAGCTGCAGCAATAGTAAAAGCTGTCACAAATTATAATAATCCTAAAATATTGGCAGAAATATCAGAAGATTTAGGAGAAGCTATGGTTGGAATAAATGTTTATAGTTTAAATCAAAATGAAAAAATGGCTGATAGAGGTTATTAA
- the pdxT gene encoding pyridoxal 5'-phosphate synthase glutaminase subunit PdxT, with protein MRIGILALQGAFLEHRQRLEKLGVENIYVKTKEDLDHIDGIILPGGESTAMGKLLRELKILEKLKRMIEEGLPVFGTCSGMILLAKNLYNDKTCHLGTMDIEVRRNAYGRQLGSFSYLGDFNGMENKIKMAFIRAPYVETVGEGVKILAKVNGKIVAVRERNMLATSFHPELTEDLSIHKYFLSMIK; from the coding sequence ATGAGAATAGGAATATTAGCTTTACAGGGAGCCTTTTTAGAGCATAGACAGAGATTGGAAAAATTAGGTGTTGAAAATATCTATGTGAAAACTAAAGAGGACTTAGATCATATAGATGGAATAATTTTACCAGGTGGAGAGAGTACTGCTATGGGAAAATTATTAAGAGAATTAAAAATTTTAGAGAAATTGAAAAGAATGATAGAAGAGGGATTGCCAGTATTTGGAACTTGTTCTGGAATGATTTTATTAGCTAAAAATTTATATAATGATAAAACTTGTCATTTGGGAACTATGGATATAGAAGTAAGAAGAAATGCTTATGGAAGACAATTAGGTAGTTTTTCATACTTGGGAGATTTTAATGGTATGGAGAATAAAATAAAAATGGCATTTATTAGAGCTCCTTATGTTGAAACTGTTGGTGAAGGAGTAAAGATTTTAGCTAAAGTTAACGGGAAAATAGTTGCAGTGAGGGAGAGAAATATGCTTGCTACATCTTTTCATCCAGAATTAACTGAGGATTTATCTATACATAAATATTTTTTAAGTATGATAAAATAA
- the rpmE gene encoding 50S ribosomal protein L31: MRNGIHPQYNVVTVECTCGEKFETRSTYAKGSELKVAVCSKCHPFYTGKAKFIDAAGRVDKFNKKYSIKK, translated from the coding sequence ATGAGAAACGGAATTCATCCACAATATAATGTAGTAACTGTTGAGTGTACTTGTGGAGAAAAATTTGAAACAAGATCAACATATGCTAAAGGGAGCGAACTTAAAGTAGCAGTATGTTCAAAATGCCATCCATTCTATACTGGAAAGGCTAAATTTATCGATGCAGCTGGAAGAGTTGACAAATTCAATAAAAAATATAGCATCAAAAAATAG